The segment GAACCTAAGGATTGTTGGAGTGAAATATTCCGATTCAGCTTAAAAGGTTGCACTTttgatcttgattcccctaaaatattctgtgcagTCACTgtgtccattcccctcatgactttatacacctctatacgatcagccctcagcctccttcactccgcggaataaagtcccagcttgcccaatctctcccgatAGGTTAAGGCCTCGAGACCTGCCGACATCCTCTTAAATGTTCtcggcaccctttccaacttaacaacatctttcccagaACAGGGCGACCAAAACAAATAcaaaactctaaatgtggcctaaccaaagttttgcacaactgtaacacaactgtttcaaccagtccctgcaaacctgtactgtccctgcctgcttcaaagcctccactattgtccctgtacccaaaaaggtaaggattacaggTCTTAATGacaacaggcctgtcgcactgaccgctGTAGTCATGAATACCCTTGAAAGGttagtgctggccaagctgaaaaatatcacaaaccccctgctggaccctctgcagtttgcgtatcgggccaatagatctgtggatgatgctgtCAACCAGGGCCTGCATTTCACCCTCCAGCACATTGACCGCCAGGGGACATatgcaaagcttttgtttgttgattttagctctgcattcaacaccattgtgccagagctactacactccaaactttccaagttgactgtgcctgaacacctctgtcggtggatcaccagcttcctgacaggcagaaagcagcatgtgaggctggaaaagcacatctcggacccgcagaccctcagcataggagcaccgcaaggctgcgtactcgcccctctcctctactctctacaccaatgactgcacctccacggaCTCCTCTGTCACGCTTCTCAAGTTTAcaaacgacacaaccctgattggactgatccaggatggggaggaatctgcctacagacaggaagtgacacagttgGCATCCTGgtaccatcgcaacaacctggagctcaatgcttttaaaccagtggaattgattgtagactttaggagagctccccttcctctcaccccactcaccatcaacaacaccacagtcacatgggtggagtcttttaagttactgggaaccatcatctccaaggaccttaaagtgacagcactttcagggaattatgtacttgTGCTACAAGGTCCCTGTGTTCTCTAACACTCCCGGGCCCTACCGTTCACTGCCCAAAACTGCAACAACTTGTCAaccttaaatagacacaaaatgcagtgggtcaggcagcatctctgtagaaaatgggtaggcgacattttggagtgggaccctttttcaacagcacggaaacaggtccattagcccatcgagtccacatcaaccagcgatacccgcgcactaacactatcctacacacactagggacaatttacaatttttcccgaagccaattaacctacaaacctgtacgtctttggagtgtgggaggaaacccaaagaAGACAtacactggtcacggggagaacgtacaaactccgtacagacataccCGCGGTCTggatgaaacccaggtctctggcactgtaaggcagcaactctaccactgcgccactgtgccactctagaTGAAGTTCTATATttcattagttttgtttagttcagagatatagcatagaaacaggcttttcgtcccacagagtccacaccgactatcgatcatccatttacactagttctatgttatctcacttgtcatccaccccctacacaccaggggcaagttacagaggacaattagcctataaacctgcatgtttttaggGTGTGGAAGGAACCACCACTGTGGCCAccatcaccaccctggccacgctcttgtTTCAGTCCTGTAttgtaatgttttttaaatttagCCATCCACACTCCCAatgagagaaaaggaatgggtgacgttttgggtcaagacccttcttcaggctgtcttcagactttagatcctTCGTCAGAGGTGCATATGCCCAAAGTGAACTGAGGAGAAATATCAACCACGAACGTTGAATGGCAGATCAGACAGGAGCGACAGGAGAGCATCTTTATATATATATCCCTCCCTCAGTAATCAAACAGGGACCATTAGCTTTTAGCATCAATGTGCCGGTTCACAACTGAAGATCATTTCAGAGATTTGCTTTGGACACTCACAAGGCCATCACTTCTATTGAGTTGTAAAATATTTTTATCAAATATCCATTGAAACCCTTAAGGCAATCAAAACTAGTTATTAAATGTGAGGCATTCTGAATCTACAGCATTGCAACTGCAGGGAAAGACGATTAATAAATGTTCCCATTTATCAACAGCTAGGTGCAGCTAAAATTAAAGAATCTCGTATTGTGAGAGGGGAATAATTTAAAGGGATAtgttgttcacacagagggtggagagtgTCTGGAATGACCTGCTGTCAGGGGTAGTtcaggcagatacaattacaacatttaaaagacatttggacagatacaaggatagaaaacgttttgagggatatggaccaaattcagGAAGGTGAGACTAGCCCAGGAAGGGATCTATTCTGCATGGATgagtagggccaaatggcctgcttctgtgcttatTGGAGAGCCCCCTACTTAACTGCAGTATGAGAGGTCAGCTAGGACTAGGGTTGTTTGGATAAGATGAGTGCAGTCTTGTAGACAGGATCCATGAGACCACTGGAACCAGGTAAACCATAAgaacataagacataggagcagaattagacccttcagcccatgtagtcttctccgccattagttcatggctgatctattttttcctctcaaccccattctcctgccttctcactgtaCCCTTTGATGCCATCACTAATTTAAAAAAAGCCTAtttatctctgttttaaaaattccCAATGACTTAGTCTCCACagtccacagccatctgtagcaatgaattccacagattcaccatttttctgacaaaataaattgttGGCTTGTGCAGgaagtaactacagatgctggtttgcgctgaatatagacacaaaattgtggggtaactcagtgtgtcaggcagcaatcTGGAGAAAGGACatttgtgatgttttgggtcgagacccttcttgttcagagtctgaagaaggatcttgacccgaaacgttatctatttattttctgacccgctgagttactccagcactttgtgtctatccccatcatttactccatccacacttcacgctgcctttgaGAAAGCAGCCCAATGTATCccacttgagatcacaccttccacaGCCTACAATTGGCCTTTCAgtgaaccaccctgcctgaggtcatctgttgccacctAGTTGTCCTGGACTTTACTTGCCTCCAGTTTTttcttcccctttcccctccaacttacagtctgaagataggtcctgaaccgaaacgtcacccttccagtttccccagagatgctgcctgacccgctgagttactccagcactatttgtctatctcaagattcaagattcaagagagtttattgccatgtgtcccagatgggacaatgaaattcttgctttgcttcagcacaacagcatagcataatctttggtataaactgccgtctgcagttccttctaattcCAAAAACAAAGACCTTTCTGACTTTGGTCATCCCTTATTTTCCCCACTCACATCAGGCAGATGGAAAGCAGCTTGAAAGCGCTCACCACCAGAatgaggaacagtttcttcccctctgttacgaggcttctgaacagtccttcaatAAGCTAGGGGACCATCgggttcacctctacctcattgcagacattgaactTGGTCTCtgcaactgatgcgctacaatgctgagaattttattctgcactctgtatctttccctttgttttacctattgttcttgagttttGCTTGATTGTATGTATAGTAATGTCAGATTTGaaagcaacaaagcttttcactgtacctcggtacatgtgataataataaacctaacctcgAGTAGACCAAATAGCCAAGCAGGTTTCAGAATTCTTACAGCAaactaaaggttcaaaggttcaaaggttcaaaggttgatttattgtcacatacacctagatgtagtgaaattccttttgccaactaggaaacaaaaaaaacaatactttcttcaaaggcttggatagagtggacgtggaaagaatgtttccactagtggtagagtctagcaccagagccCATAgctccagaataaaaggacatagctttggataggagatgaggaggtatttctttggtcagagggtggtgaatctgtggaattaattgccacagaaggctgtgggggccaagtcaaggatgtttttaaggtgaagattgatagattattgattagtccaggtgtcacggattatggggagaaggcaggagaatgagggttgagagggaaagatagatcagccatgattgaatggcagagtagacatgatggatcgaatggcctaactctgctcctataatttatgaacgaaactttttgcagtctcttgtgtctccaataaaCACATTCAACATAATCCCAGGTTCCTCAATGTGATTTATGGCTGCCGTGTACCTTGGTAGGATTTCTCAGTGAGTTGTTGGAAGTTTCACAATGCAACTTCTTTTAGCTGTGCAGTTTTGGCCGTGGAACCACCCCAGATCTATGATGCGACGtagcataaccccccccccccacccgtacATATTAGACTGCATCTCATTTTATTCCTCTTTCAAAGTAACTGAGTTTACTTCCACGATGGGTGACGAGAACAAGTCTTGCTTATTCGTGAAGGACATTAACTCATCCTACAATCCGCCAGTGCTCATTTTAACATTTATCTTTGGATTCTTTGGAAATGCAATTGCTCTGTGGGTCTTCTCTTTGCATGTGAAAGCCTGGAGatcaagcacagtgtacgggttgAACCTGGCCATCGCGGACACTCTGCTAACCTGCGCCCTACCATTTCGAGTTGACTATTACATCCGTGGGAAAGACTGGATTTTCGGCGATGTTGCCTGTCGCCTGAAGATATTCACGATATTTATGAACCGGGCAGTGAGCGTTGCTTTCCTGGCGGTTATGGCGCTTGAACGCTACTTCAAGGTGATCCACCCTCACCATAAAGTGAGCAAAATGACCACAAGCGGTGCGGTGAAGGTATCCTGCATTCTTTGGCTTGTAACGCTGGCGATGTGTCTGCACGTTTTGACAGATCCTCGCACGTTCCAGCACATGAATGTGACAAATTGTGAGCCGTTCAAACCATTCAAGCCCTTAATTTCCACAGCGATTTTGACTAACATGGTTTTTATTATTTTCAATTTCCTTTTACCGGCTTCGATCATCCTGTTTTCCACTTGCTGTATCGCCTGGAAGCTAAAGCAGATGAAATCTGAACTGAGGGCCAAATATAAAAGAGCAACGAGGATTGTGGTGGTCGTGGCGACGGTTTTCATCATCTGTTTCTTACCCAGCAACGTTGCTGTAATTGCTGTTTTAATCTCAAACCGTGTAAGTAATTGCAAGACGTTCGACGTTACCGTGCAGATCTTCGACAACACTCTGTGCATCACTTACTTGAACAGTGTGCTCGATCCGGTTGTTTACTACTTCTCCAGTTCCACGTTCAAGGAAACTCTGAAGAAAGCTCTAatttctcacaacatcagacttttCTGATCAACAATTCGCTCAGCTCCACCAAAACCAGAAACACAAGTTGAACCTCAACGAACTTCTGTTCTCAACACCTTGGACAATTTACGAACTGTGTCGAGTGACAATCTGTGAACCAGATCCCAAGGTTGCTGCTTGCTTTCTTCCAACTTGCTCTGGGAAGAAGGGTCTGGGCGGGGCGCTCTCCCAAGTATTTTTAAATCTTTTGATCTTCTAATGCAAAAGGCAACCATAGTACTAAAAATATTGCTAGATGCAACCGCGATAACCAGTaaggagacacaatgaactgcagacgctggagcctcgattagaacacaaagtgctggaggaacgcagcgggtcaggcagcatctgtggagggaatggacagacgacgttttgaagattgagacccttcttcagacttcacgtcATGCCCAATGTCTAGGAAGTCACCGCCAAAGCCTCATTGTTTGCCTTGGACTTTACTTCACAAGTGTGGGGAAGAGAATGAGATCCTTGGGTGGCTTCAAGGTGCAAAGTCCCGCAATCACTCGTTGCCCGATTGGAGTGCCTCAAACACTGAGACAGGAGTACCTCCCCACCGGTGTTCATTGTGAATGTTCCCTGCACCCAGCATGGTTCttgtctcctgcctcctcccggcTTCACGATATCGctgattgctggaataactcaccgggtcagacaacatttctggagaaaaaagatgggtgacatctCCGGTCTGgaagctttcttcagactgaaagtatggGTTGGCGGTGAACGGGGAGAGCTGGAGGTGAGGAAAGACCACAACTCGCCTTCTCTCTccagctctccctctccctccatccacccctactttcagtctgaagaagggtcctgaaccaaaacgtaactctttttctccagagatgccgcctgacccactgagttattccagcactttgtgtccatctttggtctaatccagcatctgtagttctttgtttcttcatcaTAACGCTTTTGGATAAATCTTGTTAACAATAAAACAATATTTTGTATGTGGCAACTGGTCATCTTGTGGCACCAGAGAACagaggcggcggcagcggcgacccggcctcggagctggggcagcgacagcggccacccggcctcggaccTGGGGCagtgttggtgacctgttctccggagctcccgaaacaacagctgcgtccgctggactggagggccgcagcttcgaccaccccgggccgcggagttgaaccggcccgttcgcggagctcggattcagccgcgggactgacattacttaccatcacccggcggggtcacaacatctgaagcttggatcgcctcggcgcagagggagaataagaagggatgagacaaagacttaagacttttgccttccatcacagtgaggaggtgcctggtgaactcactgtggtgaatgtcaatttgtgtttattgtgtgtttttgtcatttttactatatgtaggactgcaaggcaacaaaatttcgttcagaccgcaagttctgaatgacaataaaggctactttgactttgactttgacgagGTGGGGGCTGGCAACCAGGCTGATCAATGATGTCTCACTGGGAGACAGTACAAACTGCTGAGGTCAGCacaaattgattgaaagatgtagcatggaaacaggggctttgtcccaccgagtacaccgaccatcgatcacccactcgctctagttctatgttaacccattgacctcagttgctgtctgtatggagcttgcatgttctccatgtgaccatgtggatttctttcgttttctccagtttcctcccacatcgcaaagacatgcaggtctgtaggttaattggcctctgtaaattgccccaagtgtgttgggagtggatgagaaagtgagatgacatagaactagtgtgaatgggtgatcggtggtcggcgttgactcggtgggccgatcatcctgcttccatgctgtatctctaaacaagacAAAGGGCGTTGGCGAtatctataggggggttgcatggAAGGTCActaggtcatagggctcgacgcacggagccgctaaatccaactggaagacatccgtcacttccggtatatgttattaatgctagaaacgcgtacgttcctacctgttaaaatccgctaaaatgttgaatttttgcgctgaaaaaaattgtgggagtcggagtAAGTGTGAGaggcatgtacccaacttcagaataccaaaagtgaagcgaaatgaaggtatagagaagcgagaactgaagggactacagcagcta is part of the Amblyraja radiata isolate CabotCenter1 chromosome 25, sAmbRad1.1.pri, whole genome shotgun sequence genome and harbors:
- the LOC116987140 gene encoding hydroxycarboxylic acid receptor 3-like, translating into MGDENKSCLFVKDINSSYNPPVLILTFIFGFFGNAIALWVFSLHVKAWRSSTVYGLNLAIADTLLTCALPFRVDYYIRGKDWIFGDVACRLKIFTIFMNRAVSVAFLAVMALERYFKVIHPHHKVSKMTTSGAVKVSCILWLVTLAMCLHVLTDPRTFQHMNVTNCEPFKPFKPLISTAILTNMVFIIFNFLLPASIILFSTCCIAWKLKQMKSELRAKYKRATRIVVVVATVFIICFLPSNVAVIAVLISNRVSNCKTFDVTVQIFDNTLCITYLNSVLDPVVYYFSSSTFKETLKKALISHNIRLF